Genomic window (bacterium):
CAAATGATTCTGCAGATTTCCTGGGTGGATTGGTTGATCATCGCGATCTATTTTCTTTTTGTCCTCGGGATCGGTTTTTATCTGAAAAAATACACCAAAACCGGCGAGGATTTTTTTATCGCCGGCCGCAAGAACAGCGCTTGGGTGGCCGGCCTCGCTTTTTTAAGCGCCAACATGGGCGCGCTGGAGCTGCTCGGTATGACC
Coding sequences:
- a CDS encoding Na+/galactose cotransporter; translation: MILQISWVDWLIIAIYFLFVLGIGFYLKKYTKTGEDFFIAGRKNSAWVAGLAFLSANMGALELLGMT